From the genome of Fusobacterium varium, one region includes:
- the proW gene encoding Glycine betaine/L-proline transport system permease protein proW produces the protein MNWIFNFPFKLNIDVALIDRTVKNFSVQFSGFFNIIKNILNGLIGGILTILNFIPWWVLVLFVFLAGWKLTGKLRNGILYSCMLFFIGIIGLWDLMNDTLSIVLAAVFISLLLGFPIGILISGNDKINGFVRPILDTMQTMPVFVYLIPAVLFFGLGKAPAVIATTIYAIVPVIRLTSHGIRQVDKEVVEAARAFGSTKFQTLWKVQIPQALPTIMTGVNQTLMMAMAMVVTCSMIGASGLGMEVLIGVNRIEIGRGLVAGTAVVIVAILMDRITQAWITRSEVKKK, from the coding sequence ATGAATTGGATTTTTAATTTCCCATTTAAACTGAATATCGATGTCGCTCTTATAGATAGAACTGTTAAAAATTTCAGTGTTCAATTTAGTGGGTTCTTTAATATTATAAAAAATATTTTAAATGGATTAATAGGTGGTATATTAACCATACTTAATTTTATTCCATGGTGGGTACTTGTTTTATTTGTATTTCTTGCTGGTTGGAAACTTACAGGAAAATTGAGAAATGGTATCCTTTATAGCTGTATGCTCTTTTTCATAGGAATAATTGGTCTTTGGGATTTAATGAATGATACACTTTCTATTGTTCTTGCTGCAGTTTTTATTTCTCTTTTATTAGGATTTCCAATAGGTATATTAATTTCTGGTAATGATAAAATAAATGGTTTTGTAAGACCTATACTTGATACTATGCAAACAATGCCTGTCTTTGTTTATCTTATTCCTGCAGTTCTTTTCTTTGGACTTGGAAAAGCTCCTGCAGTTATTGCCACTACAATATATGCTATTGTTCCTGTTATAAGACTTACTAGTCATGGTATCAGACAAGTAGATAAAGAAGTGGTAGAGGCTGCACGGGCATTTGGTTCTACAAAATTTCAAACACTCTGGAAAGTACAAATACCTCAAGCTCTTCCAACTATTATGACTGGTGTAAATCAAACATTAATGATGGCTATGGCTATGGTTGTTACATGCTCTATGATTGGTGCTAGTGGTCTGGGTATGGAAGTTCTCATAGGAGTAAATCGTATTGAGATAGGACGTGGTCTTGTTGCAGGTACTGCTGTTGTTATAGTTGCTATCTTGATGGATCGTATTACTCAGGCATGGATTACTAGAAGTGAGGTGAAGAAAAAATAA
- a CDS encoding glycine betaine transporter periplasmic subunit, whose product MKKKIFTFIITGFLTLAFIGCGGNDKKEVRFADAGWDSNKVHNAVAGFIIENAFGYTWSEVPGSTPILHEAIKSGEIDIHMEEWTDNIPSYYPDLKAGLFQELGTNFDDNKQGIYVPRYVIENMAPDLKSVKDLPKYKKLFKDSENPEKGRIYGAIPGWEIDNIMYKKYEAYGLDKDFVYFRPGSDAALSAAFTAAYEKKEPIVGYYWEPTWLLGKYDFILLEDEPYDSEKYFEGKTACPSVKVTIAASNKFKEKAPEIADFLSKYHTSSKLTSEALAHMQETGDNYNATAKWFLKNNDNLIDQWLTADKAAAVRKALN is encoded by the coding sequence ATGAAGAAAAAAATATTCACTTTCATTATCACTGGTTTTCTTACTTTGGCATTCATAGGTTGTGGTGGAAATGATAAAAAAGAAGTTCGTTTTGCTGATGCAGGTTGGGACAGTAATAAAGTTCATAATGCTGTTGCTGGTTTTATTATAGAAAATGCATTTGGTTATACTTGGAGTGAAGTTCCTGGTTCTACACCTATTTTACACGAAGCTATTAAAAGTGGAGAAATAGATATACATATGGAAGAATGGACTGATAATATTCCTAGTTACTATCCTGATTTAAAAGCAGGTCTTTTCCAAGAATTAGGTACCAACTTTGATGATAATAAACAAGGAATTTATGTTCCTAGATATGTAATAGAGAACATGGCTCCTGATTTAAAATCTGTAAAAGATTTGCCTAAATATAAGAAGCTTTTTAAAGATAGTGAAAATCCTGAAAAAGGACGTATTTATGGTGCTATTCCTGGTTGGGAAATAGATAATATTATGTATAAAAAATATGAAGCTTATGGACTAGATAAAGATTTTGTATATTTTAGACCAGGTTCTGATGCTGCATTATCTGCTGCTTTCACAGCTGCATATGAAAAAAAGGAACCAATTGTAGGTTATTATTGGGAACCAACTTGGTTATTAGGTAAATATGATTTTATTCTTTTAGAAGATGAGCCTTATGATTCTGAAAAATATTTTGAAGGAAAAACTGCTTGTCCATCTGTAAAGGTAACTATTGCAGCAAGTAATAAGTTTAAAGAAAAAGCTCCTGAAATTGCTGATTTTCTAAGTAAGTATCATACTTCAAGCAAATTAACTTCAGAGGCTTTAGCACATATGCAGGAAACTGGAGATAACTACAATGCAACTGCTAAATGGTTTCTTAAAAATAATGACAATTTAATAGATCAATGGTTGACTGCTGACAAAGCAGCAGCTGTAAGAAAAGCTTTAAATTAA
- the pepF1 gene encoding Oligoendopeptidase F, plasmid: MEKKILKREDIDKKYKWNLEEYYPNWEAWDRELEQTKELMKKVPEYKGKIKYSSEKFTEMIQLEEKIGRTIEKLYIYPYMLKDINSKDETASIKLQEIMAILTEYSVSTSWMTPEILEIPKETMEKWIEKNSILQEHEFSLMEIYRLQGHVLDEGKEKLLSYYGQYMGAPDDIYGELSISDIKWNEVELSDGYKGPITNGIYSKVLSTNRNQEDRKKAFEALYGSYNVNKNTYGAIYRSLLQRDVAASKARNYNSTLDKALEPKNVPNEVFETLLKSAIDNNAPLQRYVKLRQKALGLESYHYYDNSINIVDYNKEFSYDIAKEMVLNSVAPLGKDYTEKMNKALSEGWIDVYETENKRSGAYSIGIYDVHPYMLLNYQSTMDDVFTLAHELGHTMHTILSNENQPYASSNYTIFVAEVASTFNERLMLDYMINNSNDSKEKIALLEQALGNIVGTFYIQTLFANYEYQAHKLVEEGKAVTPDVLSGIMENLFKEYFGETLTMDELQKIVWARIPHFYNSPYYVYQYATSFASSANLYDRITNEKYGIEERGAAASAYLELLKSGGNDHPMNQLKKAGVDLEKEESFHAVAKEFDRLLDQLEKELENLENNK; the protein is encoded by the coding sequence ATGGAAAAGAAAATTTTAAAAAGGGAAGATATAGATAAAAAATATAAATGGAATCTGGAAGAATATTATCCTAATTGGGAAGCTTGGGATAGAGAACTTGAACAAACTAAAGAATTAATGAAAAAAGTTCCTGAATATAAAGGAAAAATAAAATATAGTTCTGAGAAATTTACAGAAATGATTCAGTTAGAAGAAAAGATAGGAAGAACAATAGAAAAATTATATATATATCCATATATGTTAAAAGATATTAATTCAAAAGATGAAACTGCTTCAATAAAATTACAGGAAATAATGGCAATACTTACAGAATACTCTGTATCTACTTCTTGGATGACACCTGAAATATTGGAAATACCAAAAGAAACAATGGAAAAGTGGATAGAAAAAAATTCAATTCTACAAGAACATGAATTTAGTTTAATGGAAATATATAGATTGCAGGGACATGTATTAGATGAAGGAAAAGAGAAACTTTTATCTTACTATGGTCAATATATGGGAGCTCCAGATGATATATATGGGGAACTTTCTATTTCAGATATAAAGTGGAATGAAGTTGAACTTTCAGATGGATATAAGGGACCTATAACTAATGGTATTTATTCAAAAGTTTTATCTACTAATAGAAATCAAGAAGATAGAAAAAAAGCTTTTGAAGCTTTATATGGCTCATATAATGTTAATAAAAATACTTATGGAGCTATATATAGATCATTGTTACAAAGAGATGTAGCTGCTTCAAAGGCTAGAAATTATAATTCAACATTAGACAAAGCTTTGGAACCTAAAAATGTACCAAATGAAGTATTTGAAACATTATTAAAATCTGCAATAGACAATAATGCACCACTTCAAAGATATGTAAAACTTAGACAGAAAGCTTTAGGCTTGGAAAGTTATCATTATTATGATAATAGTATAAATATTGTTGATTATAATAAGGAATTTTCATATGACATAGCAAAAGAAATGGTATTAAATTCAGTAGCTCCTCTTGGGAAGGATTATACTGAAAAAATGAATAAAGCCCTTAGTGAAGGGTGGATAGATGTATATGAAACTGAAAATAAAAGAAGTGGAGCTTATTCTATAGGAATTTATGATGTTCATCCTTATATGCTGTTAAATTACCAATCTACTATGGACGATGTATTTACATTAGCACATGAACTTGGCCATACAATGCATACAATTCTTTCAAATGAAAATCAGCCTTATGCATCTTCTAATTATACAATATTTGTAGCTGAGGTAGCTTCTACATTTAATGAAAGACTTATGCTTGATTATATGATAAATAACAGTAATGATTCAAAAGAGAAAATAGCATTATTGGAGCAAGCTTTAGGAAACATAGTAGGTACTTTCTATATTCAGACTTTGTTTGCTAATTATGAATATCAAGCTCATAAATTAGTTGAAGAAGGAAAAGCAGTGACTCCAGATGTTTTAAGTGGAATAATGGAAAATTTATTCAAAGAGTATTTTGGAGAAACTCTTACTATGGACGAATTACAGAAGATAGTTTGGGCAAGAATACCACATTTCTATAATTCACCATATTATGTATATCAGTATGCAACAAGTTTTGCATCATCAGCAAATTTATATGATAGAATAACTAATGAAAAATATGGAATAGAAGAGAGAGGAGCAGCAGCTTCTGCTTATCTTGAACTATTGAAATCTGGTGGAAATGATCACCCAATGAATCAATTAAAAAAAGCTGGAGTTGATTTAGAAAAAGAAGAAAGTTTTCATGCAGTAGCAAAAGAATTTGATAGACTTTTGGATCAATTAGAAAAAGAACTTGAAAATTTAGAAAATAATAAATAA
- a CDS encoding Uncharacterized conserved protein, with protein sequence MNLKILSNDFSICKIKNLNDINYEDEFVFIGKTDEELSLVCSTKYVPKEYIECDNNWKGFRIEGVLDFSLIGILAKISTILAENGISIFAVSTYNTDYILLKSDKFDKAIEILKNSNYILI encoded by the coding sequence ATGAACTTAAAAATTTTATCCAATGACTTTTCTATTTGCAAAATAAAAAATCTAAATGATATAAACTATGAAGATGAATTTGTTTTTATTGGAAAAACTGATGAAGAACTTTCATTGGTATGTTCTACCAAGTATGTTCCCAAAGAATATATTGAATGTGACAACAACTGGAAAGGTTTTAGAATAGAAGGAGTTTTAGATTTTTCATTGATTGGAATACTTGCTAAAATATCTACTATTCTTGCTGAAAATGGAATAAGTATATTTGCTGTTTCTACATATAATACTGATTATATCCTTTTAAAATCGGATAAGTTTGATAAAGCAATAGAAATCTTAAAAAATTCTAACTATATTCTTATATAA
- a CDS encoding carboxylate/amino acid/amine transporter, producing MGKNLFSLADKKLMGLILLGTVTATVGITFLISAFNLINAGVASTFSSISPIIVIPISIIVFKEKVKMREILGAFVSVFGIALFFL from the coding sequence ATGGGGAAGAATCTTTTTTCTCTTGCAGATAAAAAACTTATGGGTCTTATTTTATTAGGAACCGTTACTGCTACTGTTGGTATTACTTTTTTAATTTCTGCTTTTAATTTAATAAATGCAGGAGTTGCTTCTACTTTTTCTTCTATTAGCCCAATTATAGTAATTCCTATTTCTATAATTGTTTTTAAAGAAAAAGTTAAGATGAGAGAAATTTTAGGAGCATTTGTTTCTGTTTTTGGTATTGCATTATTTTTTCTATAA
- a CDS encoding putative DMT superfamily transporter inner membrane protein produces the protein MNYLGELYALITAFGWAFSSIFFEAASKKADSITVNVIRLIMGIIMLGAATFFTRGVFFPTDSTIHNWTFLSISGIIGLFLGDMFLYESYILIGARICMLFMTMTPLIVGLFGFLFLGESLTFTQTLAMFITCSGVLMVVLKPKSENPEDKKLSPKGIAFITTAVILEALGNIFTKIGAKGYDPSSSTQIRMICAMGVFLFYLTFKKKWGRIFFLLQIKNLWVLFY, from the coding sequence ATGAATTACCTTGGGGAACTCTATGCTTTGATAACAGCTTTTGGTTGGGCTTTCAGCTCCATATTTTTTGAAGCAGCTTCTAAGAAAGCTGACAGTATAACAGTCAATGTAATTAGACTTATTATGGGAATAATTATGCTAGGAGCTGCTACCTTCTTTACAAGAGGAGTCTTCTTTCCTACTGACTCTACAATTCATAACTGGACTTTTTTGAGTATTTCTGGAATAATCGGACTTTTTCTTGGAGATATGTTTTTATATGAATCTTATATTCTTATAGGAGCAAGAATATGTATGCTTTTTATGACTATGACTCCACTTATTGTTGGATTATTTGGATTTTTATTTCTTGGTGAATCCCTTACATTTACTCAAACTCTTGCTATGTTTATAACATGTTCAGGTGTGCTTATGGTTGTTTTAAAACCTAAAAGCGAAAATCCTGAAGATAAAAAACTTTCTCCAAAAGGAATAGCTTTCATTACTACAGCAGTTATTTTGGAAGCTCTTGGTAATATATTTACAAAAATTGGGGCAAAAGGGTATGATCCCAGTTCCTCAACGCAAATAAGAATGATTTGTGCTATGGGAGTATTTCTATTTTATCTCACATTTAAAAAGAAATGGGGAAGAATCTTTTTTCTCTTGCAGATAAAAAACTTATGGGTCTTATTTTATTAG
- the abgT_4 gene encoding Aminobenzoyl-glutamate transport protein — protein MKELTDLERKGLRAAGLVVLAYIAIMLVLTLPSNAILKVDGSLKAWTSSGLIPAMMFFFLLPGLAYGFTAKTLKSDKDVAKLMGKALAGMGGYMALAFTASQFIAYFGYTNLGTILAVKGADTLKSIGFTGLPLILGFVLFTAFINLFMGSASAKWAIMAPVFVPMLMELNYSPEFTQAAYRIGDSSTNIISPLMSYFAMIVAFMQKYDKDSGMGTLISMMLPFSICFLIGWTILLTIWFVFGLPIGPGVFIEFSKMIG, from the coding sequence ATGAAAGAATTAACTGACCTTGAAAGAAAAGGGTTGAGAGCTGCTGGACTAGTTGTTCTTGCTTACATTGCAATTATGTTAGTTCTTACTCTACCAAGTAATGCTATATTAAAAGTTGATGGAAGCTTAAAAGCTTGGACTTCTTCTGGACTTATTCCAGCAATGATGTTCTTCTTCTTACTTCCTGGATTAGCTTATGGATTTACAGCTAAAACTTTAAAAAGTGATAAAGATGTTGCTAAACTTATGGGTAAAGCTCTTGCTGGAATGGGTGGATATATGGCCCTTGCATTTACAGCTTCTCAATTTATAGCATATTTTGGATATACTAACTTAGGAACTATCCTTGCTGTTAAAGGTGCTGATACTTTAAAATCAATAGGATTTACAGGATTACCATTAATCTTAGGATTTGTTCTATTCACTGCATTCATTAATTTGTTTATGGGATCTGCTTCTGCTAAATGGGCAATCATGGCTCCTGTGTTTGTTCCAATGCTTATGGAACTTAATTACTCGCCAGAATTTACTCAAGCTGCTTATAGAATCGGAGATTCATCAACAAATATTATTTCTCCATTAATGTCTTATTTTGCAATGATAGTTGCTTTCATGCAAAAATATGATAAAGATTCTGGTATGGGAACTCTTATTTCAATGATGCTTCCATTCTCAATTTGCTTCTTAATTGGATGGACTATACTTCTTACAATTTGGTTTGTGTTTGGATTACCAATCGGACCTGGAGTGTTCATTGAATTTAGTAAAATGATAGGTTAA
- the abgT_5 gene encoding Aminobenzoyl-glutamate transport protein yields the protein MSQIKQEKKGFFNKFLDFIEVGGNKLPHPVTLFVLFCLTIIIVSGITEKMGVSATYNALNKKTGNFEEITVTVKSLTNAAGIRYIFNSMVKNFTGFAPLGTVLVGIIGIGVCEGSGLMSSTIKKVVMGTPRRAITAIVVFAGVMSNVASDAGYVVLVPLGAVIFLSFGRHPLAGLAAAFAGVSGGFSANLLLGTTDPLLGGITTEAAKLIRHDYFVAATANYYFMFVSTFIITALGTIITEK from the coding sequence ATGAGTCAAATTAAACAAGAAAAAAAAGGCTTTTTTAATAAGTTTCTTGATTTCATTGAGGTTGGTGGAAACAAGCTACCACACCCAGTTACACTTTTTGTACTATTCTGTTTAACTATTATTATAGTTTCAGGAATTACTGAAAAAATGGGTGTGTCAGCTACATACAATGCTTTAAATAAAAAAACTGGAAACTTTGAAGAGATAACTGTTACAGTTAAATCTTTAACTAATGCTGCTGGTATTAGATACATATTTAATTCTATGGTTAAAAACTTTACAGGATTTGCTCCATTAGGTACAGTTCTTGTAGGTATTATTGGTATTGGGGTTTGTGAAGGAAGTGGACTTATGTCTTCTACTATCAAAAAAGTCGTTATGGGAACTCCAAGAAGAGCTATAACTGCTATAGTTGTTTTTGCTGGAGTTATGTCTAATGTTGCTTCTGATGCTGGATATGTTGTTCTTGTTCCATTAGGAGCAGTTATATTCCTTTCGTTTGGAAGACATCCATTGGCTGGATTGGCTGCTGCATTTGCTGGAGTATCTGGAGGATTCTCTGCCAACCTTTTATTAGGAACTACTGACCCATTACTTGGTGGTATTACTACAGAGGCTGCAAAACTTATAAGACATGACTACTTTGTTGCTGCAACTGCTAACTATTATTTCATGTTTGTTTCTACATTTATCATTACTGCTTTAGGTACTATTATTACTGAAAAATAG
- the sppA gene encoding Protease 4 — MKFLKFLKKFILGTILFVIKEIFSFFIKAFLFLVVIFSIGAFFAKTALEKDKVTIEKGSYVEIDLSKEYKEKGKNLPEFLKGQDTNFFSMLRAFDSIERDGNIKGVVLKLDNLSLDSAQIEEVGKKIDNLKKSKKEVYSYMTMVNNRNYSLAIKSNQIFMPPTMSAPVNITGYYGELMYYKLLADRLGIEFNVIHVGDYKAYGENLIKEHISKEYKENIERMYNRKYNNFVNNIAAERKVNHDFINEKILNGDLMVSEPNQMKKLNLVDEFMYYDQLKQVIGEKKFLSFEDYNTFLSKDNILGITENKKKDKIAVIYAEGTIFMDSTSGGISGNVTPNVMIEEINKALKDDTVKGIVLRINSPGGSALAANIISNKIVEANGIKPIYVSIGGVGASGGYYIASVTEKIYADKDSLTGSIGVVSIIPNIKKMLGNVSINVDEVKKGEYSDIYSMVKDFDKDKRDKLYASNLKVYNEFLDTVSFGRKLNRQHVERIAQGKVWLGEEALELGLVDEIGGLENAIKGLAGDLKLIDYEIVEIMNAPNYNSILKKYVPAVKILEKYDSFILDKELYFKPIYYFPYDVNL; from the coding sequence GTGAAATTTTTAAAATTTTTAAAAAAATTTATTTTAGGAACAATCTTATTTGTAATAAAAGAAATATTTTCTTTTTTTATAAAAGCTTTTTTATTTCTTGTGGTAATATTTTCAATAGGAGCTTTTTTTGCAAAAACAGCATTAGAAAAGGATAAAGTGACTATCGAAAAAGGAAGTTATGTAGAAATAGATTTGTCAAAAGAATACAAGGAAAAGGGAAAAAATCTACCAGAATTTTTAAAAGGGCAAGATACTAATTTCTTTTCAATGTTAAGAGCTTTCGATTCCATAGAAAGAGATGGTAATATTAAAGGTGTAGTATTGAAGCTTGATAATCTATCTCTTGATAGTGCTCAAATAGAAGAAGTTGGGAAAAAAATAGATAATTTGAAAAAAAGTAAAAAAGAAGTATACTCATATATGACAATGGTTAATAATAGAAATTATTCATTAGCCATAAAAAGTAATCAGATTTTCATGCCTCCTACAATGAGTGCTCCTGTTAATATTACTGGATATTATGGAGAACTTATGTATTATAAGCTTTTAGCAGATAGATTAGGAATAGAATTTAATGTTATTCATGTTGGAGATTATAAAGCTTATGGAGAAAATTTAATAAAAGAACATATCTCAAAGGAATATAAAGAAAATATTGAGAGAATGTATAATAGAAAATATAATAATTTTGTAAATAACATAGCAGCTGAGAGGAAAGTAAATCATGATTTTATTAATGAAAAGATTCTTAATGGAGATTTAATGGTTTCAGAGCCAAATCAAATGAAAAAATTAAATCTAGTAGATGAATTTATGTATTACGATCAACTTAAACAGGTTATTGGAGAAAAGAAGTTTCTTTCTTTTGAAGATTATAATACTTTTTTATCAAAAGATAATATTTTGGGAATAACAGAAAATAAAAAGAAAGATAAAATAGCAGTAATATATGCTGAAGGAACTATATTTATGGATAGTACTTCAGGAGGAATTTCAGGAAATGTAACTCCAAATGTAATGATAGAAGAAATAAATAAAGCACTAAAAGATGATACTGTAAAGGGGATAGTTTTAAGAATAAATTCTCCAGGAGGATCAGCATTAGCAGCCAATATAATAAGTAATAAAATAGTTGAGGCAAATGGAATTAAGCCAATATATGTTTCAATTGGAGGAGTTGGAGCATCAGGAGGGTATTATATAGCATCAGTGACAGAAAAGATATATGCTGATAAAGATAGTCTTACGGGTTCTATAGGAGTTGTAAGTATTATTCCAAATATAAAGAAAATGTTAGGGAATGTGTCAATAAATGTAGATGAAGTTAAGAAAGGTGAATATTCAGATATTTATTCTATGGTAAAAGATTTTGATAAGGATAAAAGAGATAAACTTTATGCTTCAAATTTAAAAGTATACAATGAATTTTTAGATACAGTATCTTTTGGAAGAAAACTTAATAGACAACATGTAGAAAGAATAGCTCAAGGGAAAGTGTGGCTTGGAGAAGAGGCATTGGAATTAGGATTAGTAGATGAAATAGGAGGATTGGAAAATGCAATAAAAGGTCTTGCTGGAGATCTTAAATTAATAGATTATGAAATAGTAGAAATTATGAATGCACCTAATTATAATTCAATTTTAAAGAAATATGTACCAGCAGTAAAAATATTAGAAAAATATGATTCTTTTATTTTAGATAAAGAGCTCTATTTTAAGCCTATATACTATTTTCCTTATGATGTAAACTTATAG
- a CDS encoding DNA-binding protein, YbaB/EbfC family: MVRKLKGGRTANGASNQMDILKQAQSMQQQMMVVQEGLKEKELTASVGGGAVTVKVNGQKELLEVKLSDEIVKEAIEDKEMLEDLILSAVKEAMRQADELAEAEMGKVTGGINIPGLF; the protein is encoded by the coding sequence ATGGTAAGAAAATTAAAGGGTGGAAGAACAGCTAATGGAGCTTCAAACCAAATGGATATATTAAAACAAGCTCAATCAATGCAACAACAAATGATGGTTGTTCAAGAGGGGCTTAAAGAAAAAGAATTAACAGCTTCAGTTGGTGGAGGGGCTGTTACAGTAAAAGTTAATGGACAAAAAGAATTATTAGAAGTTAAATTAAGTGATGAAATAGTTAAAGAAGCTATTGAAGATAAAGAGATGCTTGAAGATCTTATCCTTTCAGCTGTCAAGGAAGCAATGAGACAGGCTGATGAATTAGCAGAAGCTGAAATGGGAAAAGTAACAGGTGGAATCAACATTCCAGGATTATTTTAA
- the qmcA gene encoding FtsH protease regulator HflK, translating to MGSFIVFLLFVFIIVLIAFHVRIVPQSRAYVIERLGGYKETWNVGINFLVPFIDRVAKRVSLKEQVIDFKPQPVITKDNVTMQIDSVIYFQITDPKLYTYGVENPMNAIENLTATTLRNIIGDMELDSTLTSRDTINTEMRAILDEATDPWGMKINRVELKNIIPPREIQDAMERQMKAERERREAILRAEGQKKSAVLVAEGEKESQILRAEAEKQSAILRAEGQKEVAIKEAQGKAEAILSIQRAEAEAIKLLKEADASKEVLMIKGMETFSKVADGKSTKIIIPSELQNLTTFSTLFGEFKEKDK from the coding sequence ATGGGTTCATTTATTGTATTTTTACTATTTGTATTTATTATAGTACTAATAGCTTTTCATGTAAGAATAGTGCCTCAATCAAGAGCTTATGTTATAGAAAGACTTGGAGGATATAAGGAAACTTGGAATGTTGGAATAAATTTTCTTGTTCCCTTTATTGACAGAGTAGCTAAAAGAGTTTCTTTGAAAGAGCAGGTTATTGATTTTAAACCTCAGCCTGTTATAACAAAAGATAATGTAACTATGCAGATAGACTCTGTAATATATTTTCAAATTACAGATCCAAAGTTATATACATATGGAGTAGAAAATCCTATGAATGCTATTGAGAATCTTACTGCTACTACTCTTAGAAATATAATAGGAGATATGGAGCTTGATTCTACTTTAACTTCAAGAGATACTATCAATACTGAGATGAGAGCTATTCTTGATGAAGCTACAGATCCATGGGGAATGAAAATAAATAGAGTTGAGTTAAAAAATATAATTCCACCTAGAGAAATTCAAGACGCAATGGAAAGACAAATGAAAGCTGAAAGAGAAAGAAGAGAGGCTATATTAAGAGCAGAAGGACAAAAAAAATCAGCTGTTCTTGTAGCAGAAGGAGAAAAAGAATCTCAAATTTTAAGAGCAGAAGCAGAAAAACAGTCAGCTATATTGAGAGCAGAAGGACAAAAAGAAGTTGCTATAAAAGAAGCTCAAGGTAAAGCAGAGGCAATATTATCAATACAGAGAGCAGAAGCAGAAGCGATTAAATTATTAAAAGAAGCAGATGCAAGTAAAGAAGTACTTATGATTAAAGGAATGGAAACATTTAGTAAAGTTGCAGATGGAAAATCTACTAAGATAATTATTCCATCAGAACTTCAAAATTTAACTACATTCAGTACTTTGTTTGGAGAATTTAAAGAAAAAGATAAGTAA
- the ttcA_1 gene encoding tRNA 2-thiocytidine biosynthesis protein TtcA — protein sequence MKKGEIALESLRTTYRKKIWSKFVKAIKDFNLIEDGDRIAVGVSGGKDSLLLCKLFQEMKKDRSKNFEVAFISMNPGFEALDMEKFKTNLEELGIPCEVFEANVWEIAFKEDPESPCFLCAKMRRGVLYNRVEELGYNKLALGHHFDDVVETTMINMFYAGTVKTMIPKVKSTSGKMELIRPMVYIKEKDIIAYTQRNEIEAMGCGCPVESGKTDSKRKEIKNLLAKLEEQNPNVKQSIFNSMKNINLDYVIGYTRGNKNNAGKIEE from the coding sequence ATGAAAAAAGGAGAAATAGCTTTAGAGAGTTTAAGGACTACATACAGAAAAAAGATATGGAGTAAATTTGTAAAAGCCATAAAAGATTTTAATCTTATAGAAGATGGAGATAGAATAGCAGTAGGAGTATCAGGAGGTAAGGACAGCCTTCTTTTATGTAAATTATTTCAAGAAATGAAAAAAGATAGAAGCAAGAATTTTGAAGTGGCTTTTATTTCTATGAATCCAGGGTTTGAAGCTTTGGATATGGAAAAATTTAAAACTAATCTTGAAGAATTAGGAATACCATGTGAAGTTTTTGAGGCTAATGTATGGGAGATTGCATTTAAAGAAGATCCAGAAAGTCCATGTTTTTTATGTGCTAAAATGAGAAGGGGAGTACTTTATAACAGAGTAGAAGAACTTGGATATAATAAACTTGCTCTTGGACATCATTTTGATGATGTAGTTGAAACTACAATGATAAATATGTTTTATGCAGGAACTGTAAAAACAATGATACCAAAAGTAAAATCTACAAGTGGAAAAATGGAGCTTATAAGACCTATGGTATATATAAAAGAAAAAGATATAATAGCATATACTCAAAGAAATGAGATAGAAGCTATGGGATGTGGTTGTCCTGTTGAGTCTGGAAAAACAGATTCAAAAAGAAAAGAGATAAAAAATCTTTTAGCTAAACTAGAAGAACAAAATCCAAATGTAAAACAGAGTATATTTAATTCTATGAAGAATATAAATCTTGACTATGTCATTGGCTATACAAGAGGAAATAAAAATAATGCTGGTAAAATAGAGGAATAA